One part of the Odontesthes bonariensis isolate fOdoBon6 chromosome 15, fOdoBon6.hap1, whole genome shotgun sequence genome encodes these proteins:
- the LOC142399785 gene encoding uncharacterized protein LOC142399785 — protein MSTTAGPGGDGSATLYQRSSSVQNSGYTEPRPGRRALPVIRSSLVPRRLVPLRTCSGHLNPVSRRKREMISADKKDDTYWDKRRKNNEAAKRSREKRRFNDLLLEGQLLALSEENAQLRAQVLNLQYHTSRNLEKSKAPCATSPVSVLASSLSLSPIPAHTPALFQARLWGIRGSSSAAVIGMRHQETAMHQSDANIPYLSPTSVYGGFNYLSHHNCVTQQGSVPLSRPRVLSHGPEELWAVEWQRRQRRMPSDRSPPAMTSPFPQMRTPSPSLTSQHFYQHLTHSMPPPSRTHLKTGSYPI, from the coding sequence ATGTCAACCACAGCGGGTCCTGGGGGGGATGGCTCGGCTACACTTTACCAGCGTTCCTCCTCGGTGCAGAACAGCGGATACACGGAGCCGAGGCCAGGCCGACGAGCCCTCCCCGTGATACGGTCCTCCCTGGTGCCACGACGCCTCGTGCCTTTGCGGACTTGCAGCGGCCACTTAAACCCCGTTAGCCGCCGTAAGAGGGAGATGATCTCCGCCGACAAGAAAGATGACACCTACTGGGATAAGCGGCGTAAGAATAACGAGGCGGCCAAGCGGTCCCGGGAAAAAAGGAGGTTCAACGACCTGTTGCTGGAGGGCCAGCTGCTGGCTCTGAGTGAGGAGAACGCCCAGCTGCGGGCTCAGGTGCTCAACCTGCAGTACCACACCAGCCGGAATCTGGAAAAAAGCAAAGCTCCCTGTGCAACATCACCTGTATCTGTTCTGGCCTCCAGTTTATCCTTATCGCCCATTCCAGCTCACACCCCTGCTCTCTTCCAGGCAAGACTCTGGGGCATTAGGGGGAGCAGCTCGGCTGCTGTTATTGGTATGAGACACCAGGAAACAGCGATGCACCAGTCCGACGCCAACATCCCTTATCTTAGCCCGACTAGCGTTTACGGCGGTTTCAATTATCTAAGTCACCACAACTGCGTAACACAGCAAGGCTCCGTGCCCCTCTCGAGGCCCAGAGTCCTCTCTCACGGTCCGGAGGAGCTCTGGGCGGTGGAGTGGCAGCGGAGGCAGAGACGGATGCCCAGCGACAGGTCTCCTCCAGCGATGACATCCCCATTCCCACAGATGCGCACTCCAAGCCCCTCTCTTACCTCCCAACATTTCTACCAACATTTGACACACTCCATGCCTCCACCGTCTCGTACCCACCTCAAAACTGGGTCGTACCCCATCTGA